The Malus domestica chromosome 10, GDT2T_hap1 nucleotide sequence TGCAAAATTCGCACTTTTGATTTGCGAAAGCAGCTCCAGCCCTTGTTTCCATGTCGCTCCTACGCTGCAAATTGCAAACTTTATGTCAAGAAATGAGCCCAACCTCCGCGGAAAGTAGACTTGGCTGATTCATAGGCAGAGGGAATCACTCATAACGCGATTGATGGCACAAGCAACCATCACTTCAGCGAATACTTTGGCCAGAACCGGCGTTAGAATCATTTCTGCTGTTGGGCAGTGGACCAAGCTGATTTATAATCGGCGATAACTTACCTCGGGCTTGCCCTTCGTCTTAGCTTGTGTAAGTTGTGAATCAACTGTGCTGCCTGTCTCATTAAATTAAAACTGTATAGTCAACCCAGATAAATATCTTGCACCGTCGATGTAAAGCCACAGGCCCACAAGTATGGCTTACTGAGCTATTACAGGCGAAGAGTGGAGGAAAAGCTTTCTCCAAGGAATGCAATTTTCTCAAAGATCTTGAGCTTCCAAATCCTTCACCTAGATGGCTGAAAAGGGATGGTCATAACTCCATTTAACCGCAGAGCCCTACGAAGCTCTCTCATCCGCTCTAGCAAGCCTTTCTTCTTCATTACGTTGCAAAAGCTCCTCATACACTTTTGTAGAGCAATCAGTGAACCTTTCCATCGCCTCAAAAATGCGTTGCAGACTAGCCTGTAAAGTAATATTTCTAGTGTCACTCTGATATACAATCTGTCCAGCAACCGAGAGACCGTCACCGTCCCCTGACGCTAGCATAATTTTCTTGTCTAATGCCTGAATTTCCTTCTGTATTTTTTGGTCTTTTCTATCCAAGTTCTTAACTTGTTTCTCTAGATCCTTCTGTGCCACCATCCTCTGGCGCATTTCAAGCTTATCTTGTTCCCAAGTTTGAAGCACACTCATGGTGAAAATACGCATCGACTCAACCACCTCCCTTTCTGATACATTCTCCAAAGCCTGTGACCACTGGTTACATATTACGAAAATTGGGGGTGCACCTATCCTACCAGGTGAAAAGGGAACTATTCCGTCCGCTGTTTCTTCTGGTTCATACAGAAGACATTTTAAAAGCCACTTGTTCAAAGCTCGCACATATCCCTTCTGCGCACTAATCCAAGTAGAGAATCTGAAAGTCCAATTAATAAGCTCATGTTCAAGCTGCAATGtggcagcaagatgagcatcaTTAAGCATTTTTCCAGATCTGATAGGACCTAAACCTCTGGCTTCACTAATCACTTGGCACTGGCTACTATGACATTCGAGCATACATTTCCACATCCTGGTTAACCTGAAGTgtgagaaaataaaagaattagacatgtgacatgaatattaTCCATAAAGTATACAATTTCCAACAAAGCAATCTTTGCGTAAATAGCCAATCTTTCCTATTGCCAAAATGAGATTCATGGATTACTGGAGGCACCTTAATTCTTATTAAGAACCTTATATAGGCATGTATTGTTCAAGACACCAGGAGATAGTATGAGACTTAAAGAGCTATTTCATAATTTTGAGGTCACAAGGGTTTTCGGAAGCCACACATGCGGTTCTCGCTCAGGgcaaaaggggtagaggaagacctaggaaggcTAACGGAAGACTTAGCACAAAACCAAGCACAGtagcattctaggattcatacagctgACCCCACTCAGTGGGAttaggctttgttgttgttgttgttcttcttcttcttcttcttcttcttcttgtaacATGCAGTTCTCAATGTGGATAAAACCATCAAATTACAAAAATCATAAAGAAACTCTGATTAAGATTTTTCACTCTTCTAATGTTTGCTTCTGCGTCTCTTTCTAGCTTGAATACTTCTATTCTCTAACCAAGCCTAATTCTTAAAATTCCATTCTTCGTCTTGAATAAGTCTtagcacaaaaataaaatacaagtaCCAATGGACCTGACCAATTCCCTTAATCTATTACAGTTCTAACCCTTTTCCCCACCCCCTCACCACTTGTGCCACACGGAGCTAATTATTCAATGGATAAATTAATTTGTCAAATATCAAGGACTAGCAATTAGAAGGTCCAGAAAATATATTCAGATATGACAAAACCTATAACATCATGATATAGGTAAGATTAACTATGACTTCACCCCTCATTAAGGAACGTGAAACATACAAAGTGCCACAGAAATTGGAAGATGGACATACCCCTGAATCAATTCATTTAGTTGCGGCCATAATTCTTCATCCCTGATCTTATTTATAGTCACAGATAACTTGTCTACCACTTGAATTGCAATTTTGATTTTTGTGGACAGACTCCTTATTAAAGTTCGAGTTTTATCAACTTTATGAGCTTCTGCGCCCCTTTCATCTAAATGCTTCAACTTACGAACCTTCCTGTCATGGATCACCCGCATCTTTTCCTCAGCCTGAAAAATTATAAGCATGAAAACTCGTTATAGGGTCACAACTTACATAGACAGAAATTTGAAGAAATGTTGAGTTTGCCTTGTGGTTTAAATCATAAGCAAGGGAAGAGTACATCAGCAAAAGACCTATTCAAACTCAATTAGGGGTTAATGCTTGAATACAAAAGAGAACTTTGCCATAATTTATTCAGATATTGTTAGACGGAGAGTAGCCTAGTTTTGGTGGGCAAATCATGATCTATGTTTGAGAGAACACCAAAATACCAACAAAGAGGCCCTTCAGTCCTTCAGAGGGCCAATATGCTCTGGTCGGACCTAAAAGAAAATTGTTCCTCATATAGAGATGTAAAAATTAAGAAACTCAATTTGAAATTCACATTTAAGCAAACAAAAGACGAGACTTAATTAtgaataaggaaaacaaaagaaattgtaATCCGACAATGCTTTCGAACAACAAAGGGTCATGAGTCAATTGTCTGGTGAAGCATAATTAGAAAAGTTTGAATTGTTCAAGAAACCCTGATGGCTCATACTCATTAAGTTCAAAAGTATATAAGATGACCATATAAACATGTAACCAGTAATGGGAAAGGAGGAAACAACATACCTTTACTTCATTGTAGAGTTTCTTCTCCCAAAGATATAGCTTGTGTAAGGTGGAAGAGAGATTTTTGGACCTCAACATCAATTCTTCATCGAACCCCAATTGCGCAGGAGCAGCCACTCCAGCTGAGGTCGATGGCTCGGCGCTAGTAGAAGGTTGCGAAGAGACCAAAGACATCATCTTGGAAGAAACTGATCACAAAGACCCACACAACAAAAGTCAAATATCTGCTGATAGAGTTCAAATTcaacataaattaaaaataaagccCTGATCTGTAAACTTTCCACTTTAGGGAACTAAAACTACTACACATCAAAAGCATAGTAGTTAAAACTTCCCGGATAGATCAAAATTCAAGCAAGCAAATTTTTAAAAATCAATCTATTAAAAGGTGTATAATCCCATACCCACCATGTTTTCGATTATGCGGAAGCTTTCCCACCTCGAGCATCTTGGCAATTTCGTTCCCCGACTCCGAAGCTCTCTGAAACTGGACCTCAATCTCTCGAGCAACTTCAAAAGCATCTCGAGACCCCGGTCGAGCTTTAGCTGCATCTCCGCCATTGCCACGGTCCTCGCGCCTCTCCTCCTCATCCACAATCTTCTTCTCCACAACATTTACTTCATACTCTACCCCAATGCCATCGGTCCCAACGCTCGGCCGAGCTTGATAAAGGGAGGAGGGCTGCGTTTCAGCTGCCTCATCGTCCAGAATAGCCTTGGAATGCCTCCCGCCATCCACCACATGCTTGTGGTCCCTCTGCACCTCCTTCACTACCTCCTGCTGGTACTCCTCATCTTCCAATTCCGGAATTCCCTCTTCGTCTCTCACCTCCTTTAAGTCCCGACTCGGAGTGTAAACAGAGTAGGACTTTTCGTAAGCCTCGAATGGGTTTAAGAAATCCCAAGCTGAAGCTCTCGGCGGTGAAGGCGGCGGCGGAGGAGCCGGCTTGGACGAACTCGAAGCTGAGGCCTGTGGCGACGGTGCTCCGTAACGGACCGGCGGAGAAGAATTACCGTAATTGGTATACCCACCACCCCCGCCACCATAATTATACCCACCACCCCCGCCGTTGTAATTGTTAAACCCACCGCCGTAATCGGAATAAGGATTAGAGACAGCATCtggataaaaatttgagttttggtaTCCATAATACGGATTAGAAGAAGAAGATTCACCCAATTGATACACTTTTTCGGGGCTCACGGGTTTCTGCCGATGCACCACAGAAGGCGTCGCTTTGTTCTTCATGTAATTCATGCGCATAAACCCATCTGGGTACGAATTGAAACCCTCCTGGACGCCGCCCTCCATATAATCAATATGACCGCCGTGGTGAGTATCGTGCAGCGGCGACGAGTGGTCGGAGTGGTGGAGCGAGCCGGAATCGTCGTCGGAATCGGAGTGAAACTGGAGATGGGACCCAGAATTTGAATTCGAGTGAGAGTGGCGCGGCGGCGAAGATTTAGTCTGGCCTTTTCGGGCCGGCGGGAGGTTGAGGTGGGGGGAGGGCGGCGATCCGGATGAATTGCCCACTTCCTGTTCGATGAATAGATGGAGAGAGCGGCCGATTCCTCTGAGGGAGTGTATATAAGCGATGTGGGCCTCGGCGAAGGCGTAGCGCTGGTGAATCGCCTCGTCGAGGAAGCCGCAGCGCTCCCGGCATAAGGCGACGGCCGGAAGATCGTCGAGCTTGGAGCTCGTGCAGCCCATCGGCCGGAAAAAGAAGGCAACTTTATCAGTCCCCGGGGGAAAATAGGTACTGGGTCAAGGCGAGATCAGCTGAAACATGACGGTGGGAtagggattggattggattccGGTAGCTGTTGCGTTAGTGTCTGTTTCACGGGAAAATTTCGAGCTTAGGGTTTGTGGGGCCGAAGataagagaaaaggaaaagaagaaaggagAGGGGGAGAAGGGAATCTTTGCCAGCGCGGAGTTTGTCGTCGGCTTGCACCAGAGAAACACAGAAagcagagagggagagagagagtgaatgaACAGTGTATTTGTGTTcatgagagaggagagagagaatgtaTTGGTGGCATTGAGCGTCGGtgtattaataatttataaaaatatttatcttATTTAATTGGGTGCACATTTTAGGGCAATatctttaattttaaatatagtTTAAAATTATGCAACAACCAGATTTTCTTTTGGTGAAGGCGTAACAACCAAATTAGTTGGGAGACTTTCTAGAATTGGAAATTCAAATTATTAAATTCCTgaaatttgacccaaaaaaaagttttaattgaaatttgaatattAGGGTTTGGGAAAGGTCTTacaaataaggaaaactaatgaaaagggcttgaaaactttgagttttaatgataaggacaaaataaagggtaaagtgaatagtattaggattgactttttagtgtaaaaatgtaatttttggttaaaatgaacagtactggatgttttttgttaaagttcccttaaaaatattcttttttttgggGCATAAGACTTAAAAGACTTGGACCAAAAGCCAGGTCGACTGAGCGGACAAAACGAGATTTGCAGGGGTTGGGGGGTGTTGGTTTCAAAGTTTGACGCTTGTTGCCGCCACCTTATTTTCTCGCGGTGGAAATACCCTTGTAATTTTCTTGGTTGTTTTCATGGTggtttcctttcttttcaatttaGGTAATGATGGATGAAGGTCTTCACTTTTCACTGTGGACTTAGTGTTTTTTGGTGCGTGTGGTTATGGGAATAATAATTCATTAAGAAAACAATTATAATCAAAACCTTAATAATTTTGTTTAATGTAGTTTTTATGTTCGTTGGACTCAAATTTCAGTTACAAATATAGGCTTTAACTGGCTGTGTCCCAAGAATTCACTACCCGTTTTTACCAATTATTTGATTGTGTAATTATGTGAATTTAAATTGTAATTGAATTACCATTGTTTGCCTAATCATAAGAGAATCATGCCAAATTGGCCATCCATTCCCCATTGAACATGGTAAATTGGGTTGTTAGTTTCTGTTACAATGAGATCTGCCCCATGAGAAGTGGATGGCTGCATGTGAGCTAAAGTTGTCAATACTCATTTTATGAAACGGGtattttacatgtaagttcATGTGTCAATCATGTGATATAAGAATTCGTGAGTAAAAGTTGTTCGGTGAAAAGGTTGAACTAGTCTTCACATTCTGCAACGAAGATAATTTGTACTTAAACATTTTTGCACAATACACACTAGACTTTGAAAATCGGCCTAGGCACTGATCAGTGGGATTACGTGGCGATTTTGGACAAAACGGTCAATAAATCAAAGACGAACTAGGTGGTTCTAAGAAAATCCATAAGCTCTCGCGGTGGCGGCCTGAAATTGCTTGGGGAGAAGGGAAAAGTGGGCAAGGCACAATAGCCGCtgggggaggaggaggaagaaagagaaagtaaaactttgaaaatcataaaacCTGACATAGTATTAGTTATCCATTTAAATGAAACGGGTTGTtccaccttttcttttcttctttcttttatttttttttcccgtGTGTTTGacttttttgttatgttttttttttcttttttttttttagtttactcTTTGCCcctgctttttattgtttttgaaagtgtatatatatatacagattaCAATATACTTCAAtgaaataatttcaaaaataaatagcAATAAAATGAGACTTTTTATactaaaattatcttaacataaacaacaaatataaattttattttatctttaaatAGTATAAATATGATACATATAAATTTACttatatttaaataatattgtatatgtatatacttaaaTCCGCTGTCGGATTAAAACATAGCGTTGTTTAAAATCTTGATTGGATGATTGAATGAGTGTGTCAAACGAATGTACCAAATACCTCAAGTACAATCAAATGTGCAACCAGAAATCAGAGAGCATTGCCTCGAAGAGGTAAAAGCGATGGGaaagaaaaagtgaaaaaataaaataaaataaaacaaacgtATGAGCTGGGTTGGTACTTGGCATCTCAAAGATAGCACATATAGCATAATATGTACACATTTAGGACTATGAAAGGTAGCTAAAGGTGAAAAGAAGATTGGGACCATATAACAAGAATTCCGATTTCATTCAAGGGTCTTTGAAAGACTCTGTTTGTACCAATTAATGTGTCAAAGGAAGCAAATAATCAAAACTCAGCACTCCAAAAGAGAATCCATTTTGCAATTTGCATTGCCATGTCTAGCACCAATCTTCTGTATAACTAAACCAGAAGagtaattttgtttaatttttaggctaaaataagaagaagaaaaagatctATTTTTCTCGATTTATGCGTTAATCGTATTCATATTGTTTCAATTTTAGTAGATATCCCAAAAGGAACATGCCTAATTGCCTCATAAACACCCTAATTTTTTCCCTGGAAGTCACAGGAACTAGTAGTTTCCTAAGATTTCATAAATGTCAAGGGAGCATATGTGATGCTTCTATTTTGAGAGTCATGTCCCTCTCATCACCAAAACAGGTGTAGTTTGTGTTGTTAATcactattattttttaaaaagacTCATAagcttaaattttctttttatgttttttattccttttaattttttgctGCAAAACCATCATTAAATATCTGTTTTTCCACCTAAATAATTTTTAAGTACTTTGAAGAatcttctttttctcctttttaatTCAGAAACCCTGACAAAAGTTCCCACCACAACGTTATAATTCTTTACTATATGTGCTTGCATATGCATGCTAGGTATATATGCCTTAACAAGGAAAATTTTGGTTGTACCTAATTGGAATTGGGAGGTGAAAAGTTAAGGTCATCTAGTTGagaatattataaaaattagtattaataattaattccatAATTAATCATTCTGATCCTGCATAAAAAAGAAGCTGTGTCATAGACTCATGGTGACTACTATAAAAGGCAGGACTGTGGGAGCCAAAACCCATATTttatgacaaataaaatattgagAATATTTCTTGTGTGAAACACTCTTTTATTTCGATCAGATTGAAAGTCCTGGCAATATTTTTATCGAGACCTACTTATGCAccatttccttctttttgtATGTATCTTTGTCATCTTAATGAATATCATACttttttcaaaatatatatatatatatatattttgtgcaTTCATGATGTatgtatatttaaaaaaaaaaaggaatcaaCTGGTGGTTTCGTCATGGCAATCCATTTTTTTGAGGGCTGGGATAACTCATAGAAGCATTTTAGCCTCTCACTGGCCACCATCGTGTGATCCAcacatgctaggaattgaatcCAAGACGTACCATGTGAAATACAGGtttaaaattcattttaaaTTACTAAACCACTCTGTGATGGTTatcatgtatatataatatcagCGAAAAGATGGGCATTTTGGCTAAATCGATGAGTCTAACTTGAAGACCTTGAACTAATAAGCAAACGGATTTTGGTCTCTCATAATTCTGTAGTTTGAAGGattatttagaaaaataaatgCCAAAGACTTCAAAAGTCACAATCAAGCATTGACCAGCTCCCTTATTCGTTCAATAAAGTAGTGTTCAAACAGACGTGTTTAATTAGGTCCATATATACACTTGACATCCGTAttggcttcttcttctcccaTTACCAGAAGCAACCTCATTTTCTCCAAATGGCTTCACTAGAAAGCACCTAGACCTCTTTCCCCATCCATCATTTTCTTTGTCATCCCCCACCTATTTTATATGCTTCAATCTTTAACGAGAATCCAAAAACTAACAAATTGTCCTAGGAAAAAGTTATTGTGTTTATTATCAATTTACATAACCAGTAACGtaatatatcatataatttGACATCTACGTGATTTAAAGCAGTAATTTTAGTCTATGACATAATATATCAGATAATTTGACGAGCGATCAAATTCCatgaaaaaaaacacaccaatattttttctttattttcaaaatatagCAAATTAACTAAACAAATATCTTAATTATCTTTTCTTCTCAAATGCCAAAAGCTCTTTGATTTGGAATATTCAAATTCCAACCCACGAGTGCATGCGGGGGAGAGTTGGTCGTAGAAACTACAGAATACTAAAAACTATAAAGTATAAGGGCATGTCATTTGCCTGAAATGCCCATGCTACCATGCACAATAATCCCAATTTAGTAAAGTTACATTGTGATTATGTATAATTTGAGTGTCATACACCATTATTCATCTTGAAATGTGATTCCATGTCAGATtaagatgaagaaaagaaaaaggcgattcgattttgtattatttatagaattaatttttttaattctaatgAGGCACCATGTGGCTTTTTTTTGGAGTATAGTGACCTGTCTCTCCCTTTTTATAaatcatttttaaaatataatcttgatctacaaattaaaaaatatgtaaattatgtCATCTTGAATCTTGATCTGTTATTTTTATCCTGTAGTTTAATGAGAGATATATACTTCCTACCAGTGTGCAATGAACAGGTTGAAGTGGCCAACAAGCTGCGATAATGGAAGGTTGCTCAAAACCTAGTGGATGATTGCTCAAAATCTAAATGCATGATTGGATGATCGAGTGTGACCCTTTACTAATAATACAGTCAACCTTTTCAGATTTACAGTTTtttatttactaaaaaaaaacaagggtttacagtttattttaattattgatgaaTATATATTTAGGAGACTGATATTTGTCACACTCATCCGTGCATTCACAGGTTAATTACACTAACATCCCTGAAATTTATCGAGTTTGCATAAAATCTCCTCAAGTATGAGGCATTACACTAACACCCCCTCACGTTTTAATTCACTTTCACATAACCCATTCAGTCAATATTCTGCTAATAAATTGACAACTTTACCCttgtaactaattaattaaataataaagaaatatattagaacaagaaaatattaaaagtaaattaattaattaaacataaaaaaaataaatttaaaaacttctAAACTAGGACTGCTGCGTCTACCAATCGAGCAAGCCTTTTGCCTTAGATCGCAGCCATGTCTTCCAAGCAAGGTGGAATAGCAAAGCCCTTGGAGGCACCCGAGGCCGAGAAGAAGGAGTACGACGAGTCCGATTTGGCCAATCTTCAGAAGGAAAAAAATGAGGAAAAGGCACTGAAGGAGCTGGGGAGGGTTTAGGGAtgaaggtggtgatggtgggaCGATGGGAGGAAAAACTGCGGGTCGTGGAGCTaggagggtttagggttttctctcctttttctctcaattttttaatttttaattttttttaatgttgaatttgttgtaggcataatttactaaacaattatggaggctatatggagagagagggtgcggcatatagagagagatgagagaaatgtgtaattgtgggtgtgttattccaccccattgtgcctttatttatagtagtaggaaaggttaattccttactctttaggattacaacatttaataggtaatctagtcttaataggaatataagatacattctcatatctactaggatttacacaatcacattcctattctaataAGAcggcaacactcccccttgagtgtgtaaatactcaagtaaatggtgcatcaggtcttcagtgatgaagcaagtacagttgatgaagttgttgGCACAATGAgtaaatgcgagtctcaaatcaacggaagaatgcataaaaaaataaaactcacaaaaccttgctatggtaaaacccaaggtggggaAAAACCTATAGTCTAAGGAGAAacgtgagaagttgcattaagtcaaaactatacgtcttttagacgcaagtagaagagctcacaagcgtatgatcagcccaggatgggtgcctcgttaaaacctagttaggtagcaaaaactcaGTGGGAAAATGCCCCTAATTGTAGgggaaaaaattatattaagatcaagtgagtatacttctggatactcctcttaagtttgacataacttccaaatgagaactacaagcatttgcatatgaatagttaggcataccaattccacggacaagcttttggaaggttgacttcggcagtgacgtcgtgtaAAGGTCAACAAGGTTGTTTGGGAtcagcttgcatgacttcaatctcctgatgctttactgatgtagacgcaatatgtcttggtgttgactttgttgatgtatcatggcttggtcgggtGGATACATGCGGCAAAATCTTCATGGATCATTGTCGGGACTCAACGATAGATGAAAACACATCAAGTACTTCGAATGTGCTCAACAacaactcctaaccatgtctcacttgtggcgcaatgaagtgaggtgagtctcggaacgattcgaagatttcacaac carries:
- the LOC103431058 gene encoding uncharacterized protein, with the protein product MSSKQGGIAKPLEAPEAEKKEYDESDLANLQKEKNEEKALKELGRTQYVLVLTLLMYHGLVGWIHAAKSSWIIVGTQR
- the LOC103431055 gene encoding protein ALTERED PHOSPHATE STARVATION RESPONSE 1-like, with protein sequence MGCTSSKLDDLPAVALCRERCGFLDEAIHQRYAFAEAHIAYIHSLRGIGRSLHLFIEQEVGNSSGSPPSPHLNLPPARKGQTKSSPPRHSHSNSNSGSHLQFHSDSDDDSGSLHHSDHSSPLHDTHHGGHIDYMEGGVQEGFNSYPDGFMRMNYMKNKATPSVVHRQKPVSPEKVYQLGESSSSNPYYGYQNSNFYPDAVSNPYSDYGGGFNNYNGGGGGYNYGGGGGGYTNYGNSSPPVRYGAPSPQASASSSSKPAPPPPPSPPRASAWDFLNPFEAYEKSYSVYTPSRDLKEVRDEEGIPELEDEEYQQEVVKEVQRDHKHVVDGGRHSKAILDDEAAETQPSSLYQARPSVGTDGIGVEYEVNVVEKKIVDEEERREDRGNGGDAAKARPGSRDAFEVAREIEVQFQRASESGNEIAKMLEVGKLPHNRKHVSSKMMSLVSSQPSTSAEPSTSAGVAAPAQLGFDEELMLRSKNLSSTLHKLYLWEKKLYNEVKAEEKMRVIHDRKVRKLKHLDERGAEAHKVDKTRTLIRSLSTKIKIAIQVVDKLSVTINKIRDEELWPQLNELIQGLTRMWKCMLECHSSQCQVISEARGLGPIRSGKMLNDAHLAATLQLEHELINWTFRFSTWISAQKGYVRALNKWLLKCLLYEPEETADGIVPFSPGRIGAPPIFVICNQWSQALENVSEREVVESMRIFTMSVLQTWEQDKLEMRQRMVAQKDLEKQVKNLDRKDQKIQKEIQALDKKIMLASGDGDGLSVAGQIVYQSDTRNITLQASLQRIFEAMERFTDCSTKVYEELLQRNEEERLARADERAS